The Limisphaera ngatamarikiensis genome contains the following window.
GGTTCACTGTGTTGAAACCGTGACTGCAAAAAAGAAAAATACGAACAAGGCAGCCGCGCCGGCCAAGGTCCGGACAGCGGCCACGGCAGATGTGATTCTCGGAACTGCGCCGGCCGCCGGGGGCAGGACGCCTCCGGTGAAAATCAAGCCGGAGTGGGTCAAGTACTACAACCGCCTGCTGGAACTGCGCGAGCAGTTGTTGAAACAGCGGGATGGGCTGGCCAAGGAATCGGCCCAACAACTGCCCACCTACAGTCTCCACATGGCGGATACGGGGACCGACAATTTCGACCGGGACTTTGCCCTGAGTCTGCTCAGTTCCGACCAGGACGCCCTTTACGAGATCGAGGCTGCCCTCAAGCGCATCGAGAAAAACACCTACGGGATCTGTGAGTTGACGGGCAAACCGATCCCCAAGGCCCGTCTGGACGCGATTCCCTGGGCCCGATACACTGTGGAGGCTCAGGCGCAGCTGGAACGCAGCGGCCTGGCCAAGCAACGCCGGTTGGCTTCGCTGGGTTCCCTTGACCTTGTTGCGCCCACCGAGCCTGAAACCAACGAAGAAGAAGGCGAAGATAACAAACTGCGCGACCGGGAGTAGTCATCCATGCCGCGAGAGATCGTCATTCTGGAATGCACCGAGGCGGCCAAGGAAGGCAAACCGCCCTCGCGTTACATTACGACACGGAACAAAAAGACCAAGACGGAACGGTTGGAACTGCGCAAGTACAACAAGTTCCTCCGCCGTCACACGCTTCATCGCGAGATCAAGTGACCAGCTATGCCGCGGAAAACGCATCTGGAATCCGACCGTCGAGGTGAAGTGCCGCCGATGGTGGCACTGTTGGAGCGGCGTCAGGCCCGGCCCAAGGCCAAGGTGGACTTTCCCATCGAGGCGCTGGACTACAAAAACGTCAACCTGCTCAAGCAGTTTGTGACCGAGCAGGGGCGCATTTTGCCGCGCAAGTACACCGGTCTGCCGGCTCATTATCAGCGGCGCCTGGCCAGGGCCATCAAGCGGGCCCGTCAGATGCTGCTAATGCGCTGAGCGGTCGGCCGGCACAGCGACTGGTTTGCACACCCGCAGAGGGTGGGTGGATCGGTCCGACTTTGCACCTGCCACGCCGGTTCACCCACCGGTGTGGCGTTTCTTTGAGTTCATTTTTCCCTTCGGGCTACTGCACCGGCTGGATCCACAGGTGCTTTCGTCGCATTTCTTTGGCCCCACCGTGCCGGGCTCGGACGTCGTTGGCTTTATCCAGCCGGCGCGTTTGTATCCCTCCGCAAGTCTCTTGTGCGTCCAGGTGTCGGGCTGTAGCTGCGACCCCGGCGGAGGCATCTACGAGCCCTGGACGGCCCTGAAGGCAGTCAGGCCGATCCGCTCGGCGGGCTGAACAAAGGCTCGACGCCCGGGGGCATTCGTGGTCTGCTTCCCGAGCAAAGACGCGGGGCGTCCTTTGTGCCATGGAAACCTTCCGCACGGTGGCACCGTACGAGTCACGGGTTCGAGTGGAACCGGCGGATATTGATCCGCTGGGACATGTCAACAACGTGGTCTACCTTCGATGGGCGCAGGATGTGGCCGTGGCCCATTGGCAGGCGGAGGCGTCGCCCGAGGCACAGGAGCGCTTGATCTGGGTGGTACTCCGCCACGAAGTGGATTACAAACACCCGGCCCGTCTGGGAGACGAAATCCGCATCGTCACCCGTGTGGGTGCGGCGTCGCGGTTTCGGTTCGAGCGCTGGACGGAAATGTTTCGGGCCCGTGATGGGCGGCTCCTAGTACGTGTGCGGACCCTCTGGTGTCCGCTGGATCGGCGTACCGGCCGTCTTACCGAGGTGGGGCCCGAGGTGCGGGCACGATTCTCCACCGGGCCCGGGTCGGTCCGCCCCGTCCGCGCAGCGTTGTAGGGCTTGGACTGGTTGGCCGCCGCGGTGGGGGAGGTCCATGAGTGGAACGCTCACCCCTGGCCGTTGCTTAATGCACCCGGGTCACGCACCGGCCCCGGTAGGTTGGAGGAGCAGTTCCTTCGCCAGCAAGCGGCACCGCAACAGATCCAGTTTCCCACTGCCCAGGGTGGGGAAGGTTTCGACCCGATGGAAGTGTTCGGGACGCGGTTTCCAGAGGTTGGGCAGCAGCGGGGTGGCCCGCAGCCGTTCCAGGCAGACTTGCAGGGACTCAGAATCCAGCCGGTGAAGGACCACGAGTCGTTCCCCCCGGTTTTCATCCGGCACGGCGGTTACCACAAAGGTTCGTTCCGTTGCACCCACCAGCTCGTGCAACACTTCTTCCACCCGGACGTGCGGCACCATTTCGCCGCCGATTTTGCTGAACCGGGCCAGCCGGTCCGTGATGTGGATGAAACCTTCCTCGTCTACCCGGGCCATGTCGCCCGTGACATACCAACCGTCCCGCAGCGCCGACTGCGTCAGGTCGGGCCGCAGCCAGTAGCCGGGCATGATGTTGGGTCCACGGACGCACAACACTCCTTCCCGGCCGATGGGCAGGGGCTCGAGCGTCTCCGGGTCTCGCACCGCCACCGTCACCCCGGGCAACGGCCGGCCCACACTGCCCGGTTTGTGCCCCTGCTGATAAAGGCCGCGGCCAACAAGATCGGGAATGTTCACCGACACGATGGGACCGCACTCGGTGCAGCCGTACCCCTCGAGGGGTCGGATTCCGAACCGTTCCGCAAACGCTTCGGCCACGCGCATGGGCAGTTTTTCAGCACCGGTGATCACCAGCCGCAAACTCCGCACGTCCTCCGGTTCGAATCCGCGGATATAGAGTTGGAGGAACGTGGGCGTGCTCAACAGGATTGTCACCTTCCACCGTCGCAGCAACGGGGCCAGCGCCCGTGTATCCAGTGGATTCGGATGAAACACGACGCCCAGACCCAGCACGCCCGGCAGGGTCACGCCCACGGTGAAACCGAACGAGTGGAAGAAGGGCAATACGCCCAGCAACCGGTCCCGGGAATGAAAATCGATGATCCGCGCCGCCTGTTCGATGTTGGCCAGGATGTTGGCATGGGTGAGCACGGCGCCCTTGGGTTCGCCGGTGGATCCGGAGGAGAAGATGATGGTGGCCGGTCGATCCGGCTGGTGAGGGCCTGCCATCCTTGCGGAACGGTCCCGGAGGCTGCGTTCCAACCACGGAGTCGGCAACAGCCAGGCCCGCATCATGGCCCGGAGTTTTTCCCGGGGCCGAACCCGGGCCAGGAGATCCTCCAGCGTCAGCACGGGCACCGGGATCTCGATCCGGACTTTTTCCAGGAACCGCGCGGAGCTGATCGCCGACCGGACACCTGCCAGGCGGATGCAGTGGGCCAACGTGCCCGGGTCGAGAGTGTAGTTGAAGTAAACGGGTACCTTGCCGGCCAGGAGGGCGG
Protein-coding sequences here:
- a CDS encoding TraR/DksA family transcriptional regulator; this translates as MKIKPEWVKYYNRLLELREQLLKQRDGLAKESAQQLPTYSLHMADTGTDNFDRDFALSLLSSDQDALYEIEAALKRIEKNTYGICELTGKPIPKARLDAIPWARYTVEAQAQLERSGLAKQRRLASLGSLDLVAPTEPETNEEEGEDNKLRDRE
- the rpmG gene encoding 50S ribosomal protein L33, yielding MPREIVILECTEAAKEGKPPSRYITTRNKKTKTERLELRKYNKFLRRHTLHREIK
- the rpsR gene encoding 30S ribosomal protein S18, with the protein product MPRKTHLESDRRGEVPPMVALLERRQARPKAKVDFPIEALDYKNVNLLKQFVTEQGRILPRKYTGLPAHYQRRLARAIKRARQMLLMR
- a CDS encoding acyl-CoA thioesterase; the protein is METFRTVAPYESRVRVEPADIDPLGHVNNVVYLRWAQDVAVAHWQAEASPEAQERLIWVVLRHEVDYKHPARLGDEIRIVTRVGAASRFRFERWTEMFRARDGRLLVRVRTLWCPLDRRTGRLTEVGPEVRARFSTGPGSVRPVRAAL